The Mesorhizobium loti genome includes a region encoding these proteins:
- a CDS encoding SDR family oxidoreductase, whose product MTNRLQDKVALIIGSARGIGKGIALRFAEEGARLVLADTEVEAGQATADELGVPFIRTDISLMADAEAAVALALKQHGRLDIIVQNAGIYPWQLIENTSADDWDRVMAVNLRGTFNASRAALVPMKAQGFGRMLYTSSITGPHVTSPGHGHYSASKAGINGFIRAAALEFSGYGITVNGVEPGNILTEAIELHRGAAYIKNMEDSIPLGRLGSPRDVANAFLFLASDDASYITGTTIIVDGGQLLPEGNDFRLLPP is encoded by the coding sequence ATGACCAATCGGCTACAAGACAAGGTGGCGCTGATCATCGGCAGCGCCCGCGGCATCGGCAAGGGCATCGCCCTGCGCTTTGCCGAGGAAGGCGCGAGGCTGGTGCTGGCCGACACAGAAGTCGAGGCCGGGCAAGCGACCGCCGACGAGTTGGGCGTCCCCTTCATCCGCACCGACATCTCGCTGATGGCCGATGCCGAGGCCGCCGTGGCGCTGGCGCTCAAACAGCATGGCCGCCTCGACATCATCGTGCAGAATGCCGGCATCTATCCCTGGCAGCTGATCGAGAACACCAGTGCCGACGACTGGGACCGCGTCATGGCGGTCAATCTGCGCGGCACCTTCAACGCCAGCCGCGCGGCCCTGGTGCCGATGAAAGCGCAAGGCTTTGGCCGCATGCTCTACACCTCGTCCATCACCGGCCCGCATGTCACCAGCCCGGGCCATGGCCACTATTCGGCCAGCAAGGCCGGCATCAACGGCTTCATCCGTGCGGCGGCACTCGAATTCTCCGGCTACGGCATCACCGTCAACGGGGTCGAGCCCGGCAACATCCTGACCGAAGCCATCGAGCTGCATCGCGGTGCTGCCTACATCAAGAACATGGAGGATTCGATCCCGCTCGGCCGCCTCGGCAGCCCGCGCGACGTCGCCAACGCCTTCCTGTTCCTCGCCTCCGACGATGCCAGCTACATCACCGGCACGACCATCATCGTCGACGGCGGCCAGCTGCTGCCGGAAGGCAATGACTTCCGGCTGTTGCCGCCGTAA